The Leguminivora glycinivorella isolate SPB_JAAS2020 chromosome 2, LegGlyc_1.1, whole genome shotgun sequence DNA window TATGGGACTTTGCATGCTGCATGATAAGTCATATTTATGTATAGGAAACGCTGTAAAAAACTATAAGTTTTCTGTATGATATTTTTCATGCCCTCTAGCTGGCTGAATAAACTGTATTTCCTATTTGATACCATCAACTTGACTGTATTGTTGCAATTAACGATTGGATTTGTTTCAGGTGGCAAACCGAATCATTCGTACTGGCGACGGAACGCACAGCGAACTCGGTAACGACGAGGCCAAAGCTGCCGTGACAGCGCCAGGCATTTTCCACCCCCTGAACCCCTTCTATAACGTCACCTACGACCCGCCGAGCGGCGCGCTCAAACACGAGGGCCTACCGCTCTTCCACGAGAAGGATGTATTCAATGTTAATGGAAGTCTGAGAAACAGGAGTGCTAGGGCGTAAAAGAACAATGTATTTGTAAATTTTGCACGTATTATATAATAGCTAGATTATTAACTGATATGATGGATGATGACGAGCTATCAGAgaagaattatttttatatgaatgtACTGAAAAtgcatagttatttttatgaaaataattaaagcataCCCATATTATAGACATTGCTTGACACTATTGACATGAAAATACTAACAGCCCATTATACATTACTAATTAGCATATAATTAGGTAGGTGTATATAAGTAGATGAATAGGtatgtaaaataaacaaaaaatctgAAATTACTTGTGGTCTTATTTTTATTACCGAATGTGCAgcaagtagaaaaaaatacctaaacaaattaaattaacttactgtgtacaaaaaattacaaatattgaAATTGGTAAGCTGCCCGGTGTTTGAATCATAATCTAACCGAAGCTATATCATGATAAATATTGGTATTATAACACAAGTATACAATTAGTGCCTAAGCGCCTATGGACATAGACTCAAAAAATGcttttgtaattatttaaaaaattaaagacattgACAGTCACTATGGGTATGCCGATATATCCAGCCAGCATGGTCTATGATTCTCGTGTAGAGCGGACTGGTGACTCGGTCACATGATGAAGTAGATACGACGCCCGCCAGCCGGAATGAGAAACCAGGGTGTCTTTGCATGATAGGAGCTCCAACATCGGCCTAAAATCAAAAGATgatttattgattatttattattgtaataatatttttttaactaggaCTTAGTCTAGTAAAACTTCACTAACCTAATATAATCTAAAATTACGTGAAGAATTATTTGTCCCACTATGTTACTTGTCTTATTTTGGGTTAGAGAATcgaattcaaataaaataccttATTGCCTGAACCTTAATGATCACATGACTCTGAGAAAATATTCCCCGATTTAGTCTTATCAGTTTTGAGTTTCATCGCTACTATCTTCTTACCTCGCAAATAATATTCCGTGCACCCAAAGGTCCAAGGCAACCTTTGTCAGGGGTCACTAAATGGGAGTCCACAGAGGCCTTCAAACAGGAGCTTGTAGGAAGAACAGGCAGAGAGGCGACTCTTGGCGTGCAGGACTCATTTTTAGACGTGCCGGTCCATGCTACCGTCCAAGCCACTTGTCCAGATTCCGGTGCTCCTGgcaattaacataattataataatattatataatttaaaaaaaataaaaccgccgcttttggggttctggtgaaaggtactttcgaatgttggattatgtagaaatttgtaggtattttaaaactgcttttaatgtaaatctttgattatttgatggaaacacaaatgaatatgtataccgttaaggtttgaagagtttcctcatGAATCtgatatccgattataagaaatcgagcttgacaaaatttgaaaactcaatatgtaagcataacaaagagaacaaatctcctaacaaataaatgtgactgttctgaacttaaatgcatgctgttcctataaaaatacgaaagtcactataagtgtgccattcagatttgaagagttccgttctgatctgcatcagcagttccactgcaccaaatgtcactgttctggacgtaagtgcatgctgttctatAAAAatgccaaagtcactataagtgtgccgttcagatttgagcagttccgttctgaccatcataagcagttccactgcaccaaatgtcactgttccgtacgtaaatgcatgttgttcctttaaaaacacaaaaataaccatatgttatgtatgcctttcagatttgaggagttccctcgatttctccaggatcccatcatcagaactgggttctgataaaaatgggaccaatctgtatgtatatacactcaatcaaaaattttttttcaaaatcagtccagtgacgacggagatatcgtggaacataaaaaaaaacagacgaattgggAACCACCTTCCCTGAGATTtgggggcggcggttaaaaagtataGGTTAGCTAATAGTTGTTAAAATAGAGTCGCACGTACCAAATATTGTTAGCCGAGCTAGCAAACTAATAAGTCATATTTAGCGTTGCGAAAAATACAGAgataatttttcaaatatataactattgaaagtttttaCGGAATCCTTGTTGGACGAGGCTCGCATTAAATTTGgtcggtttttattttgttatgtttcaACCTACCGTAATGAGGCATGCAAATGGGCGAAATAAACCGTCCGAATGTCACCACATGCCTCAGCTTCAGCAAGGCAATATCGTTGTCCCGGTTGGTCGGCGAAAACCCGGGATGTATGATAATATCCGACACGCTGGTGTTCAGAACCGGGTCACTACCGCCACCGCAACGGTCGTGGGCACCCAGAGACACGCTGACTTCATTGAAAGATTTTCTGGAAAatatggtaaaaaaaaatactgttaggAATTGATAATTATTATTGCCAGAACATTTCCGCCGCCCGCAGCTTGAGAAAATAAGGTAATAAATTCAAGCATCCAGTAAAAGTTAGCAGTTGACACAATTAGGAAGGTCTgacggctctgggctcttagtccatggTACAAACTTGCCTATACCTATAGTATCTCGTCTTGtcaaaataagtattttaacAGCATCAGGCTGCACAAAAGTTATCAAAGTTAGCGATTTCAGCTCCATGATGGTAAATAGTAATATTTATCAAGCATTTTCCACATATATTCAGTTCTATCAATACTTATGTCATGAGAAATGCAATTACGAAACAGTTAGTCATTAGTAGAAGTCTACTAGAATATAATGATATACCAGCAGATCCTCACCCGTACAACGGAGATGCGGCGGTCACAACATGTCTATCAGATATCAGTGATCCGCCTATACTCCTGGAAGCTATGTTCACGGCAGCCAGCCACGGGAACTGATGTGCGGTGGTGGCCTCTCCGCCGAGAAGTCGACCTGTTCTAGAATATTCTGACAGGTACCTGTGAGGAACGCCGCAtcctaaaaaaaacatatatctAAGCAGCATATTTCCTTTTGTACGGTGTGGTGCGGTGTATTCCTATTTCATTTTTGTCTAAATCCTAAAGTCAAATCATATACTTGTCGCTTGTGCTTCTTTGGAGACGTTATgttaagaacaaaaaaaatagttgtaTTCATAGGCAGGATGTAATGTGCCATATTTTAATTGTGtatgtaacatatttttttattacatattcGGTATCACCTAATTTAattgaaatgtaaataaatgacTCACTGCAGAGACAAATCTTCTGGAATCCAAACACATATCCAAACAATCCTCCTGATATGTGAAGAGCTCCCTAAAAAATCAATATATAATAGTTATGTATTATACAATGTTTTCAAACGACAATATGAGTATTAAATATCAGTTTAACCAATGTTTCTAGTAGCTGTCCGTTTTTTACAGGGTCGCATTTTGTAACCTCATTTGGTAGGTAACATTTCGAAAATGTGCACCCAATACCTAGTCATTACTAAACAAAGCACTAAGCTATAGGTATTACTAAACAATGCGTTGAATGAACTATTTGGTATACTTCTACACTGTTCATACTAAGTGAATTTATTAATGATAATAATATGACCTTTTGTAAATTTACAGACTGTACAGTTATATGTAAATAGGTACGTACCTATTCAACCTATGATTGTATTTTAAATGTTATTTGTGAATTGTGTTAACATTCAATATACTCGCATGTACAGGTTCGCAAACCTTGTTTCCAAACCTTCCTCAAAAAACGGTAGCTGCAGCTGTAACTATCTTAATTTTTAATATATGAAAGTTGCTTTTAATTAATGTGTAGATAAacgtatatattttatttaaaagtaatatatttacctatatttttgaTTTTGCAACTAAACGGTACTTACCACGAGATGTACAAAATATGCACCAAATAATAAAGGGAAGATGAACATATTGTTTTTCTTACAACGGCAATTTTTTAAGTCTAAATGAACTAGCCCCACGCTCGAATTGTGCTAAACTGAAGGAAATTTAGGCATAAAACATCCGCAAAACAAACTTTCCATTTTATATGCGGgtcctttattttatttattgatactGATAAGTTACAAGTACTGACATAGGTAGTATTCTTTTCTAACATACATTCTAACACATTGGCACATTTTACGATTtaacatttacatttttatGTTCAACTTCTGACATGTTTATTGTCTAATGTTAAAAGCTCCTAATAGGGCCTTGTTGTAGTGTTTAAGCGATTGGCGTTTTGGCCAGGCACTCAGGACACCCGGGATTGAATTTCTGAACAAATATTCGtaattaataattttcaaaaaccaCGCAGAAAATATTGCAGCGTCTGCGCCCATAATTTGGTTAGTAAAAAGGTACAAAACGCATAAAaacaatttacatacatacctacaataTACAATCAAATATGAGTAGTAAGTAACAAAGAGAGAAAAACAAACATAATAGAAATACTGCTTTAACTAATAGCGACGAATAACATGGGAAatacatttgttttaaattagaTGATTCAGTATTGTAAATTAGATTGCGCATATTACAACCATTGTagcacgatagtactctttattatactgtgattgtAGTGTAGTGACACCGTGTGTACCAAGAAAATTGAGAAAAGGGTAATCAGGtattaaattaacaaattaCGATGGTATGTGCCATGCAACTAGTCTGAAATTTCGAGAATTCTCACAAAGAAGTATCAATTGTAAAtactaaaatatattaaatgacTAATCAGAGCAGAAGCATCCTTCGCGTGCGTTGTGCCGGATCCAGTACAGGTACTTGGTGACCCGCGTGTATACTCCCGGGTACCCGGAACGTCCGCAGCCAATACCCCACGAGACCACGCCTGAAATTAATTCAcaatgtttattattattacgcaatttatgttattatattgtattttatatcaaggagtgttttaaattgttGCATTTCACAAATGCATAGAAAATATTGGCTAAACTACATTTAAAAGAAAGCAATAAGCATAAAAAAGTGTAATTTGTCCGAATTGTATTAATAAAGAACTCGttgtaaataattatgaatattattttttgttttttctatGTTATCTGGGAGTCTACTTTTTATTTAACTGACATACAAATATGTAAAAGTCATAGAGACCCGGTAGAAGTAACAGCTATATGTTCTTTAATAATACAGTTTAATAGTACAATTATATATCgtacctacagtttaatttgttaaagataacaAGCAAGGTTGGACAAGCCTTGAACCAGATACATAAATAATTGGTTAAACCAAGTCATAATGAAGTTATATGAAGTATAAGTAGTAGTTAAGTAAGGGAAGTGTTTAATTCGGTCTTTTTGTTTTTACCTAAAAGCTCGTAGCGTTTATCTCTCCTTTCGGCTGCCAAGGGTCCGCCACTGTCTCCCTGTAATATTATAATGATACCTGATTTAAGCCAATAGTTCTAGTTTTTCGTCACCTTAGCCTAAGTAATAGGTATCTACGGACCATTTACTCTTAGTAATAATATTCTATGAGTACAGGCATTTGTACACTATACTATACAAGTTGGAAAATTTGAAATGCCGGACACAACGGCACGGATCTGGACCATTCCAATATGAGTCATTCGTAACCCTCACCTGACAAGTGTCCCTCATTCCCTGACCAGGAAAGCCGGCGCACAGCATATCGTCAGCTATCATGGCCTCCTCATACTTGGACTTCTTGCAAGCGTCGTTGCTGAGGATAGGCAGCTCCACGTCATTTAATACACAGGAGTGGTTCTTCTGTTCGGTTACTGATCCCCAGCCCGCTGCTATGGCGTTCACGCCTACGTATGTGTTATCTGCcaagaaaataatatttaaaaaataacaatgccCTTTGTAGTACTTAACGTAAATCTTCCATCAAGTTAGGTACTGAAAAAATGTTCGTATGGATGTTTCTGGACGCCCATTATTCATCTTTTCCTAAAAAAATTTCAGAAACCCAATTCTGATTTCACAACTTGTTACAATTTTTGAATTGTTTTGATATGACCTTGAAAATCGCTGACTCTGATTGGTACACATAAAAGAAGTGAAAGTTCTTAGTGAGATTTACACCTCTCATAATTAGATGATCATTATTGGCGTGTCAAAACCAGTTCAAAATTAGCTCAGCACTCCAGAtagtagtaaataaataaataaataatatatatatattttttttaagtggaaaatgtctgccttgggtgagacttgaactcacggcctctggatctgcctaacggcatcgattgcagacgtttctgctaatcagaagttaaaataaataatatgttaggCATTGCGATTAAAGTGATAAAACTTTAATTAGTTATCTTACTTCAGCCCTGTGTGCGCACAGACAGGagagtaaaattaaaataaaatctaaCTAGGTGTATAAGTTGCTGCAGTGGGTGTAGCACAATATTTAGTATAATAAATCAATATCTgatgggcgaccgagcttcgctcggttctattttaatatatcacgtctttagataaaaaaaaaactcttataaatacaaaaacaaaaaaaaagacaaaaaacaaaaacttaatttctggccgggattcgaaaccctgacacgtacgatctatctgcgtacattttagaccgacctcgtgcgac harbors:
- the LOC125242292 gene encoding chymotrypsin-like protease CTRL-1; the encoded protein is MFIFPLLFGAYFVHLVGALHISGGLFGYVFGFQKICLCRCGVPHRYLSEYSRTGRLLGGEATTAHQFPWLAAVNIASRSIGGSLISDRHVVTAASPLYGKSFNEVSVSLGAHDRCGGGSDPVLNTSVSDIIIHPGFSPTNRDNDIALLKLRHVVTFGRFISPICMPHYGAPESGQVAWTVAWTGTSKNESCTPRVASLPVLPTSSCLKASVDSHLVTPDKGCLGPLGARNIICEADVGAPIMQRHPGFSFRLAGVVSTSSCDRVTSPLYTRIIDHAGWIYRHTHSDCQCL